Within the Dehalococcoidia bacterium genome, the region CACGAGGACAAGCGTCGGTCGTTCCAGGCGATCGGATCCGCCGTGGACATGGAGGCGATCAAAGACCTGATGAAGGCGACGGCCGCGCGCGGGCGCAGCGAGGGCGATGCGTCGAACGCGGAAGACGGCGGCGGCGCGGGCGAGAAGCGCTCGATGTTCATGGACTTTTACGCGGCGAGCGCGCGCGAGCACATGAAGCGCCACGGGACGACGGCGATCCAGTACGCGAAGGTGGCGGTGAAGAGTCACCAGAACGCATCGCTGAATCCGTACGCGCAGTATCGCGAGACGTATACCGTCGAGGGGATTATGAACTCGCCGATTGTCGCGGAACCGCTGACGCGGCTGATGTGCTCGCCGATCGGTGACGGCGCGGCGGCGTTAGTGCTGGTATCGGAGGAGAAGGCGCGCCAGCTCACGACGAAGCCGGTCTGGGTGACGGCATCGGTGCTGGGATCGGGGAAGGACCGCGCGCCGGGCGAGCCGGGCGTCACGACGCGCATGGCGCGCAAGGCGTACGAACTGGCGGGCGTCGGGCCGGAAGACATCGACGTGATCGAACTGCACGATGCGTCGTCGCCGGCGGAGTTGATGGAATACGAGGAGTTGGGGCTCTGCAAGGTGGGCGAAGGCGGCAAGCTCATCGAAGACGGCGTGACGGCGCTCGATGGCAAGATCCCGGTAAATCCGAGCGGCGGCCTGCTCTCGAAGGGGCACCCGATCGGCGCGACGGGGTGCGCGCAATTGACGGAAGTCTTCTGGCAGTTGCGCGGCGAGGCGGGCGACCGCCAGGTGAAGGGCGGCGACGCGAAGATCGGGCTGACGCAGAACGGCGGCGGCATGATGAAGGGCGAAGCCGCGGCGATGACGATCCACGTGCTGGAGCGCTGAGGCTTAGTCGTCAGTTATCAGTCTTCAGTTGGCAGTGTTCAGTTAAGGCGAGAGGCCCACGTTGTGGGCCTCGCCCAGTCAGTAGGAGGACGTGCGGTCGAGGATGCGGATGTTCGTGCCTTCGACGACGGTCTCGCCGTTGACGATTGCCTTCGAGGCGTACTGAGCTTCCGTGCAGTAGCCGTCCAGCAGCGCTGTGGGCTGCGCGCACTCGAATTCGACGGCGCCGGTGCCGAACCAGCGGCGGTGTACGTCACGCGGGTCGACAGCGTTCGTCACCACGCCATCGACCGAGAGCAGGGACCACTCGGTGGTCGCGCCATCCCACTCGCACGAGGTGTCGGTTGGGCCCCTCGGGTATGCCTGAGTGAAATACAGCAGCTCCGTGCCGTCCGGGGACCATTCGAACGGGAAGAAGACGCGATGGTCGTCGGAGACCGTGGCGAACAGCACATGTCCGGTCTCGATGTCCACGATGCGCAGCTCATGACGGCGCAGGTTTAGGTTTTCGCACGGCTCGATTTCCCCCGTGGCGATGCGCGTACCGTTGTTGGGGACGAAGTAATCGAGCGGCGTGCTGATGATCACGCGGCCGTCGAGATACACGGTCGCGCGGTTGCCGGGCTGCTCGCTTTGCGTCGATCCGGTGACCACGAACGCCTGGCCGTCGGCGCGCCAGACGGGGTGTGCGGCCTGGCCAGTGAGACCGCCGAAGCGTGCATCGCTCTGCGGGATGCGCAGCACTTGATCACCGGTAAGCGCGTCGACTACCAAGACGGCCGTTACGTCGGCGAACGTCCGGCCGCAGGGACCGCTCGTGGCGCCTTCGGGAAGCGGCAGGCATAGTTCGTCTTCGGTCTGAACGGTCAGCGCCAGCAGCCGGCCATCTGGTGATGAAGCCACGTCGTAGAGCCAGCCTTTGTCGATCTCGAGGACGGTGAGCTTGTCCGTACCGTCAATGCGGTGACTGTCGAGGCGCTTGCCGTAGTTGACGACGATGCGGTCGCCGGCGATCACGGCGGATGACGGCGTGTCGCTGTCGTGGCCGGCGTCGAATGATGCGATCTGGCGCATCGCTACGCTGTCGAAGACGCCGATACGCCACGTTTCGTCGCCCGACTTGAACGCGACGAGCTCCCGCGACGCCAGGCGTGCAGCCAGCTCGTCGTCTCGTCCGACATGGTCGGTGCCAGCGAGGGCAAGGATGAGCAGCACGATCCCGGCGGCGACACCGGCCATCGCGGCGACGCTCGCCGTGGAGGCCACCAGGCTCAGCTTGCTCTTCGGGATGAGCGGGAGCGCGAGCAGACCGCGCAACCAGGAGCGGCGTTCGACGCCTGGTTCCACGAGGGCGGCCTCGTAACGGTCGCGCACGTCCAGACGACGCAGGACTTCGGCGACGTGGTACTTCACGCCATCGACGCTGATGTCGAGGGCCGACGCGATCTGTTCGTTCGTCAGGCCGCGCCGCAGGAGCGCGAGCACCTCCTGCTGCCGTGGCGTGAGCGTCTCGGGATGGCGTGGGCGGCCTCGGGTCCGCAAGCAGTCCTCCTCGTTGCCTTGCGGGCGGCACTCTAGCGAATGCGAAGCTGAATTGCCCTACTCTCGGGCTGGGGAAACCGCGCGATCTGGGCTGCATGGTTCGCTTGATGCACGGGCGGGAAATGATGCGGAATCGAGAATCTGGATTGATATTCTCGATACAAGAGCATCAAGGAGGTTGTGATGGGAGTGCTGAAGGAAGTCCTAACGGCGAATCAAAAGTATGCCGCATCGTTCGGAGACAGGTCGTCGCTGCCAATGCCGCCGGGACGCCATTTCGCGATCCTGACGTGCATGGACGCGCGCCTCGATCCGGCGAAGTTCGCGGGGCTGACGGAGGGCGATGCGCACGTCATCCGCAACGCCGGCGGCCGCGCGACCGACGATGCAATTCGATCGCTTGTAATCTCGTACAAGCTGCTCGGCACTCACGAGTGGTTCGTGGTCCACCACACGGACTGCGGGATGCTCGCGTTTACCGAACCGATCATGCGTGATCTGCTGTCCGAGAGCCTTTCGCCCGCGACGATTGAGCACGGGGTCTGGAGAAACACGGGCGATGCCCCCGGTTCCAAAGACGGCCAGTACATCGACTGGCTGACGATCGACAATCAGGAGCAAAGCGTCGCGGACGACGTAGAGCGCCTTCGGCGGCATCCGCTGATACCGCCCGACATCGCGATCTACGGCTATGTCATCGATGTCAAGTCAGGCCGTCTCAACGAGGTGCCGTCGGCGTCCGCAATCGGCCGGGCCAAGGCGGCCTGACCGCTCACCGCGATCATCCGGCGACCTCCGTGAGCGGGGGTGGCGTATCTGCGCCAGGCGCGTCGCTTGACGGCGCTTTTCGCGTTTTGACGCAGACTCCAGCGGGCGGCGTTGTTAGGTCAGGGCGGTCTGCCCGTGGGATTCGCGTGTCCGTCACCTGCCGACTCAGAGTTGGAGGCATCTTGACGTTGTTATTGAGGCGGATCCGGCCCGCGGATATCATTTGCCGGTACCCCGCGCTCAGGCATCTGCATCTGCGTCCAGACGGCTGGCCCATCGACGCCCGAGGCCCCGCGGCCGATCGGACCGTGATCCACTTGAAAAGCACCCGCGGATGAACGTCTCGAACCTACGCCAGAAGCTGCTGATCTCCGTCGTGCTGGGGATCATCGTGTTCGGGGCGCTGGTCGTGTACGGCGACATCCGCAGCGTGCGCGCCAGCCTGGCCGACTTTCGCTGGGAATTGATGCCCCTCGTGCTGCTCATCGCGGCGGGGAACTACGTGCTGCGCTGGGTGAAGTGGCATTACTACCTGCGGCGGATCGGCGAGACGAGTGTGCCGCGGTTGGACAGCTTTCTGATTTTTATGTCCGGCCTCGGGATGGTCGTGACGCCGGCGAAGGTCGGTGAGTGGCTGAAGTGCTACTTGCTCAAGGACAAGTACGGGACGCCGGTGATGCGCTCGACGCCGATCCTGTTCGCCGAGCGTCTTACCGACGCACTGGCGCTGATGCTGCTGGCGCTGGTCGGCGTCGTTGCGTTTGAGCGGAGCGTCTGGCCACTCGTCGCGGTCGTGATCCTGGGATCGGCGATCGTCATCGCGGTCTCGCGGCACCGGCCGGCATGGCGGCGCATGGTCGACCTGGCACGCAGACTGCCGCTTGTCGGCCGCCTCTCGCCGCGCATCGACGAGATGGCGGAGAGCAACTATCAACTGATGGATCCGTGGGGCGTGGTGCTCATGACTGGCCTGAGTGTCGTGGCGTGGGGCACGCAGGTCGTGGCGTTCTACCTCGTGCTGGCGGGGCTCGGCGTCGATGCGGGCGGCGATACGTTCATGAAGGCATCGTTCATCTTGCCGATTTCGACGTTGGGCGCGGGGATCCTGCTGCTGCCGGGCGGCCTTGGCGTCGCGGAGACCGGGATCGCATCGCTGACCGAAAGCCTCCTGGAAACGAGCAGGGGCGTGGCTTCGACGGCCACGCTGTTGATCCGCGTCTCGACGCTGTGGTTCGCGGTTGTCCTTGGGCTTGTCGCCTTCTTCGTAGTCATGCGGCGAGAACCCGTGGGGGAGCCAGAGGATGAAATCGCAGAGAGCCGCCTCGTTACGGCGAGCGACCCCATCGCGTAGGTCGTTGCCTTGAGCATCGAACAGGCGACGGCGGTGAGCACAACAGCGGCGCCCGACGGGTTGCTGGCCGCTTCGGGCGAACTGTTGCGAAAGCACGTCGCCGGTATTTCGCTGGCGCTGTTGTTGGCAGCGCTCCTCGTCGCGCCTCGCTGGTGGACGTTCGTGAGCGACCCGGACGATGGCGCGCGCGTCTCGATCAGCCCGTATGCGGCCGGCGCGGTCGGTTACGACGAAGCGTTGTACGCGGCATCGATCCGCGACGCGTTCGAGGGCGAGGTGCCGATCCGCGACCCGTTTCTCGTCAATCACCGGGACGGTTCGCCGCAGCGAAGCTCGATACCGCACACGGTCATTGGCGCGGCGGGACGCGTCACCGGCGGGCCGTTTGCGTCGCTGGCGATCGCGACGACGGTCGCCGCGCTCGCCGCGCTCGTCCTGCTCTACGCGCTCATGCTGGGTATCACCGGCTCTCGCTTTGCGGCGCTCGTGCTGATGCCGATCGTGATCCTCGCGGTCCATGTTTTGAACTTCGCCGATGGCATCTTGCCGCTGCGTCACGCGGAGGTCCTTGGTGCGCTCGTAACGGTCGATCCGGAGGACCAGGTACACGCGTGGGCGCGTTTTCCGGCGCCAATCCTCGTGCTGGCGCCGTTCTTCGCGGCAGTGCTCGCGTTGCCGAAGGCCGTGGCGGCGGGCTCGCGCGGATGGATGGCGACGGCCGCGACCGCGATCGCGTTGCTGATCTATACGTATCTCTACTACTGGGCTGCGCTCGGGCTCGCGCTCGCGGCGTGGCTTGCCGTGCTGATGCTGCGCGGCGAGCGTGCCGAAGCAGGCCGGTTGCTCGCCATCGGCGGGCTGGCGCTCGTCATCGCGTTGCCGGAGATCGTGGTCATTGGCTGGGCCGGTGTCTCGCTGCCGGCGGACGTCCGCGACCGGGTGGGACTTGATCCGATCGGGCTGGATACGTCGCTCGCCTCGTCGATCGCGCAGCGCTTGCTCGTCGGTCTGCCGCTCTTGATTGCGTTGATGCTCCGCGCGACGTCGCGCAGCATGTTGTACGTGTTGTTGTTCCTGGCGCCGCTCGTACTGGCGCCGGTGCAGGGCGTGCTGCCGCAGCAATGGCACTTCGAAACGCAGGTGTGGGGCGTCTTCGCGATCCCGGCGTTCGTCGCCGGAGGCGTCGCCATAGCGTCGTCGTTGCGCTGGTCGCAGCCGCCTCGATTCGCGTACGCGGGGATCGTCGTGGTGGCGCTCGCTTCGCTTGTGTACGTCGGGGCGCTGCAGGCGCGCGCCGTAAGCAGCACGGCGGACGGGTACGTGCTTTCGGACGATGAGCAGGCGGCGTTCGCGTGGATGCGGGCGCACGTCGATGAGGACGACACCGTGGTGTCGCCGAGCGTCAGCACGAACCTGCTCCTCGCGGGGCTGACATCATCGGCGCAGTACCTGGCGGATGGCGGCTTCACGTATGCCGAGGACGATGAACTCGGCGAGCGCATCCTGCGCGTGCAGGCCGCGTACGGATACAGCGAGGGCGAAGTCATGCGACGCGTGAGCCTCGACGGTGAGTTCGAGGGGTTCCCGCTGAACGACCCGGATCCCGACGTCGAAGCGCAGGAGCGGCTACTGGAGGACCACCTGGCGTTCTTCATCTTCAGCTTCGAGATCACGGACCGCGGCGCGTTCGAGGCGCGAGCGGAGTCGTGGCGCGGCAGGTATCGGACGCTCCTGAGCACGAACGATGTGCTCGACAGATATCCCGCCGAGTACCTGTACTGCGGCCATCGCGAGCGATTCTACGGAGCGTCGGCGCCAGCGGAAGGAACGCTGGTACGCGTCGCGTTCGAGCGGGGCGACGTGCGGGTGTACGAGCGCGTGGACGTGGACAGCGCCGATGTCATGGCGTTCCCGGGATGCTCGGCGTGAACGAGAGCGGAACGGCAGCGCGCCCGGCCGCGAGCAGCGACGGCGCACGATGAAGGTCTACGCGCTGTACGCGGCGGTGATCCTCGCCGGGCTTGGCGCCGGTTACGTTTCGCGGCGGCTGCGGCACCCTCTGATCGTGACGTGGGGCGTGTACGCCATTTTCGCCGCGGTCCTGGCGGCGGTCATCTGGAATTATTCGCAGCCCGAAGTCTTCCTGAACGATTTCAAACGTGCCTACTATCCCGGCGGCGAGTTCATCCGCGACGACCCGGATGAACTGTATGCGGGTGACGAACCGCTGCGGTTCGTCAACATTCCGATCATTGCGTGGCTCTTCGCGCCGTTTACGTTGATGAGCGTCGATACGGCCGGCGCGCTGATGACGGCGCTGGGCATTGCTGCGGTGGTGGCATCGTTTGCGGCGCTGGTGTGGTTCGCCGGGCTGTCGGGCGAGCGCGCGTTGTTGCTTGCGGGTGCGTTTGTGATCAGCGGCCCGCTCTACTACAGCCTGCGCGAGGGCAATACGAGCCACGTCGTCTTGCTGATGTTGATCGGCATGGCCTTCTGCGTGCGCAGCCGGCGCTACGGCTGGGCGGGCGTGTTTTTGGCCGCCGCGACACTCATCAAACCGCCGCTGGGCCTCATCGCATTGCCGTTCGTGATGCGAGAGCGCTGGAGCTTCATTGCGACGTTCGCGATGACGGGCGCGCTGGCCGGCGGGTTGTCGCTCGCGCTGTATGGTCTTGACCTGCACCGCGATTGGTACGACTACTCCGTGCGACCCTACTCGGAACACCCGCTCGGGGCGGAAAACGTGCAGTCTCTCGATGGCGTGCTGGCGCGCTTCTGGACCGACGATTACCTCGACCGCTTCGTGCCGATCGAGAGCCTGGGCGCGGGGTTCCGCACGCTCCGGACGGCGATCGCGGGTATGATACTCGTCGGCGCGGGCTACGTGATGTGGCGCGGACGTCGCACGAACGCGTCCGCAGAACTGGTCGATGCGTGTACCGCGCTCTGTCTTGCGCTGCTGCTGGCGCCGACGTCGTGGACGCACTACTACCTGCTGCTGCTCTTACCAGTTGGATTGATGATCGCCGGGACGCTCGGATTGCCGTGGACGCGTCTTCGACTGGCTGCGGCGATCGCCGGCGTCGTGTTGATCTCGCCGCCGGTGATCTTCATCGACCCCGACTATCCGATCCTGGAGTGGCTCGTGCCGCGCGTGCTCATTTCGCACTACTTCTTCGGAGGCGTGGTGATCCTCGGACTGCTGCTCGAGTCGCGGTGGCGGCTCGGCAGGCGGCAAGACGAGGAACAACGTGCGCTCGCCGACGAGGTCGCGTCGTCGCGTCCTTCAGCGACGGCGGTGGCATCGCGATCGGTGTGAGGCTCGGGTTGGCGAGCGCTGTGTGTGAACGGGGAGCCGGCGCGTCCGTCACAACCAGCGTTTCGCCCAGTGTGCGATCTTCTGGCTGGCGCGGCCCAAAACCGGGTTGCCGTGGCCCGGCAGCGCGACCTCGTAGTCCAGGGCGGCGAGTTTGTGCACGCTGCGCTTCGCCTCTTCCATGTCGTGGCTCGGCATCGGCATGGGCAGTTGCAGGCCGAACCAATTGCCGATGGCGTCGCCGGTGAACAGCACGCCGCGCTCCCGCGAGTACAGCGAGATGCTGCCCGGCGTGTGTCCGGGCGTGTGCAGGGCTTCGAGCCCGCCGGCGACCGGCAGCACTTCGCCCGCGCGGACCTGGCGGTCGACGGTGAGCGTGTAGTGCCGCGACTCCGGCGTGCTGACGTCGAACGGGCCTATGTCGAGGTGACGCCATGGCTTGCGCCCATCGATGTACGGCGCGTCTTCGACGTGGGCCAGGAGTTGGGCGCCGCTGCGCTCGACGAGCGCCGCGACGTTGCCTGTGTGGTCGTCGTGATAGTGGGTGGCGACGATCGTGCGCAGGTCGGCGGGTAGGCGGCCGAGCGTCGCGAGCGCGTCGAGAATGCGATCTGCGGCGTTGGGGCTGCTCGTATCGACGAGCGTGACGCCGTCGGACTCGTCGATCAGGTAGCTGCGCCCGGTTTTCAGGCCATCGATCGAATAGATGCCGTCGGCGACTTCGCGCATGGCGCGACGGTATCGGCCGCATGGCGCTGCGTCAATCGCCGCGCAGCCGAATCGCAGGCCGGTGCTGGTCCGGTCTGCGGAGGGCTACGCTGTTTCGCCGGAGGAGAGCGCGGTGAGGTCGAGGCGGTGGGGCTTGCCGGTGAGGTCCACGGCATCGAAGCGGCCGGCCTTTAGCTCTTCGATGAGGCCGGCAACGTCGTTCACGTCGCGCTCGAAGTTCGTGGCGCAGCGGCCGATATCGCTGCGCGAGTGCGAGTCCGTGCCGGCGGTGCCGGCGACCTCCATGTAGTCGCAGAGATCGGCGGAGAACTTGTTCTCCTTGGTGGTGCCGCGCCCGTTGATCTTTTCGAGCGCGGCACAGTACCTGTAGGCGGGATTCTGCGAAGCGCGCACGAGCGCGTCCTGATAGTCCCGCTCGTTCTCCATGTACCAGGGCATCTGGCGGCGATAGGGGTGCGCGGCCACCATGGCGCCGTTGGCGGCTTCGACATGGTGGGCGAGTTCGTGGGAACGGTGCATGCCGTAGACGTACTTCGTGATGCCGTATACGAGGATGTGGCCGTCGTCGGTGTTGATCTCGATCGCAGGGAGCACCAGGTAATTGTGGCGCTTCGCCAGCTTCGCGACGTCGTCCGGATCCCAGAGGTAGTCGTGCTCGCTGAGGCAGATGGCATCGAGCCCGGCCTGCCGCGAGCGTTCGATGAGGTCGTCCGGCGAGAGATACGAGTCCCAGGAGAGGGGACGTGTGTGCGTGTGTAAATCGATCAGCAAAGTAGATTCCCGGTGCTCGCTGGGGACGTGGGAGTATAGCGAACGTCGGTTCTGGTGCTAGAGTCCGATGGGCGCCGGTGCGAAGGACGGCGCAAACGGGTTCACGTAGCGCACGCCCTCGATTTGCGGCCGAGATTGAAGATCCTCGGTGATTAGTACAGGGATCGCGTGGATCTTTGCCGCAGCCCACATCTGCGCATCGTAGATGTTCATCCGGTGGAGGTGTGCGGCACGGATGGCCTCCTCAGCGATGGCCAGCGTCAGATCGATGAACACAGTGAGAAAAATCCAATCTCCAAGCCAGGCAATAGCTCCCGCGGGCTGGAGCAACGGCGACCCTTCCCTCGGCCGCGTGACGGCACTGTAGAACTCTGAAACCACCTGTGCCGTTGTGACGGCGTCCCTTCGCGAGGCGAGACCTTCGAGAATCTCGTTTGCTGTAATTGACTTTGCGCCGCTCCGAGGGTCGACCGCATAGACCAAGACGTTCGTGTCAACGAGGCATCTGACGTTCAAGCCGCTCCTCATGGGCGTCGTCGCGATTGAACTTCCACGCGGGTTCGTTCCCGACGTATTTTTGTGCTTCCCGACGAGCCTTGCGGAGAGTCTGGATGAAACGCCGTTCTATCGCCTTGTCCGTGGCCGGGCGCAGTTCGGTGCAAGTATGCTCAAGGCGCTCTCGAATCAGCGCGGCCTCAGAGATGCCGCGACGCTTCGCTTCCTTCTTGAGTTGGCGGTCCATGCGCTCCGGCAGGTAAAGCTGCTTGCGGGTCATCGCCATGGCTGTGCCTCCAAGCGCATTATACATCACTTATACATCTATTGTTTCTTAGTCCACGCCGAGGATCAGCGTGCCGGTGGCGCTCAGCAGGCCGCCGGTGGCGTTCACGCACGCGAGCTTCGCATCGGGCACCTGGCGGTCGCCGCACTCGCCCCAAAGTTGGCGGACGGCTTCGATCAGGATGAACATGCCGTACATGCCCGGATGCGTGTAGGACAGCCCGCCGCCGTTCGTGTTCATCGGAAAGTCACCGCCCGGCGCACTGCGCTGGTTCGAGAGGAACGGGCCGCCTTCGCCCTTCGCGCAGAAGCCCAGTTCTTCGATCGTTACGAGCGCTGTGTACGTGAACGAGTCATACACCTCCACGACGTCGATGGCCGCGTGCGTGACGCCGGCCATCTCGAACGCCGCCTTGCCGGAGTAGCGCGCGGGCGTCTGCGTGAGGTCGGGCATGCCCAGCAGTGACTGGTGCGTGCTGGCCTCGCCGGAACCGAGCACCCAGACCGGCTTCTTCGCCATCTCGCGCGCGCGGTCGGCGCCGACCACCACGACGGCGCCGCCGGCATCGGTGACGAGGCAGCAGTCGTAGATGTGGAACGGGTACGCGATCCAGCGCGAGGAAAGCACGTCTTCGATCGACAAGGGATCGCGCATCATCGCCCGGGGGTTGAGCTGCGCCCACTTGCGCGTCGCGACCGCGATCTCCGCCAGTTGTTCGGACGTGGTGCCGTACTCGTGCATGTGACGCATCGCCGCCATGGAGTACGTGCTCGGCGGCCCGCCGACGCCGAACGGCATCTCGAACTGCGCCGAGGGCAGCGTGGCATCAAAGAAGCCACCGCCGCGCGGGCCGCGCCGGTTTCGTCCGGAGAGCCCCGTCTCGCCGTGCGTGATCAGCGCAACGTTGCAGAGGCCGGCGTTGATGGCTGCGGCGGCGTGCTCCACGTGGATGACGAACGACGACCCGCCGGTCATCGTGTTGTCGGTGTACATCGGGATGATGCCGAGGTATTCGCAAAGCTGCACGCTGGCCATGCCGCCGATGCCGCACGTGAAGACAGCATCGACCTCTGACTTGTCGATGCCAGCATCGCGAAGCGCGTTACGCGCCGCTTCGGCGTGCATCATCAAAGGCGTCATGTCAGGCACGATGCCGATGCGGTCCGTCTCGTCGGCGCCGACGATGGCGACCTTGTTCTTGAGCGTCATCGAGTCTTCCCTTCCGGACGCGGGTTGGTATCGCAGGAGGCGGTTGCTGCGTTCATTGTGAGGACTGCGATGGCTTGAAGAACGGCAACGTGATCTCGTCGGTGGCGTCTTCCCAGACGACCTCGACCGGCATGCCGCAGCGAATGTTCTCGGGCGCCGGCTCTACGCCGACGAGGTTCGTCATGAGGCGCGGCCCTTCATCGAGTTGGACGATCGCCGTCACGTACGGCGGCGTGAATCCGGGCATCTGCGGCCTGTACTGGATCGCGAACGTGTAGAGCGCGCCCTTGCCGCTGCACGTCCGCCATTCGATGTTCCAGTTGAAGCACGTCGGGCAGAACTGCCGCGGGTAGAAGAAGAACGCGCTGCAATTGGTGCAGTACGGCAGCGATAGCTCGTGCCGTTTGCATGCGTCCCAGAACGGCTGTGTCTCGGGCGATGGATACGGGACGGGTTTCTGATACTCGGCCATGCCTGCTCCTACCGTGCGGCACCCTCCGCGGCAGGGCGCTCGATACAATAACCGCAGGGTCGCGTTGCGTTCAAATGGGTGGGAGGACATGGGTGCCGGTCACGCCTCGCAATCAGCCGTTGCTCACGGCCGTCGAACTGCAGGCGCGGCTCGACGAGTTCTACGCGGCGCTGCAGCAGTTCAACGACGGCTGGTACTTCGAGTCGCACGAGACGCTCGAGGACCTCTGGATGGTGACACCATTCCCGGAGCGGGAACTGTTCCAGGGCTTCATCCAGGCGGCGGCGGCATTCGTACACATGGTGCGCGGCGAATATCCAGGCGTCCTGAAGCTGCTCGATGCGGCGATCGACAAGCTGTCCCGCGCTGAGCCGGAGCGCTTTGGCGTCGACATCGCGGGGTTCGCGCGCGACCTGGAAGCTGCCCGCACTGAGTTCGCCGCCCTGGGGCCGGAACGGTTCCTGGAATGGGACGCAGCACGCGTGCGGAAGATCGCGTTTTCGCCGGACTGAGCAGCATCGCCAAATTACGGTCCGATTGGCCGCAGATGTGAGAACTCTGTGATGCTGGACGGCTGCCATGAGGCGCCGTGCTGCGGATACTTACGTGCGGAGGGTTCGACGCGACCATGAAAATCCTGCTGGCCGAAGACGACCTGCGACTGGGCCGCGCAGTCAGGCGCGTGTTCGAGGAAGAGGGCTACGAGACGATCGTAGTGAGCGACGGCGCACAGGCACTGAACATCGCGACGGGGGCCGAGTTCGACGTCATGGTGCTGGACATCATGCTGCCCGAGCTGGACGGCTTCGAACTGTGCCGCCGGCTGCGCCTGGACGGCGTCCAAACACCGGTGCTGATGATGACGGCGCGCGTGGAGGTCGAAGACCGCGTGAAGGGGCTGGACGCGGGCGCCGACGACTACATGCTCAAGCCCTTCGCCGTCGCGGAGTTGCTGGCGCGGGTGCGCGCCCTCACGCGGCGGTCGTCGAAGGTGAACGGCGCCGCAAGCGGCCAGCAGCTGCGGGCAGCGGACCTCGTGCTGGACGTGACGCGGCACAGCGCCCGCCGCGGCGGCCACGACATCGAGCTGACCGTCAAGGAGTTCCAGTTGCTGGAACTCCTGCTGCGGCACCAGGGTGAAGTCCTGACGCGCTCGCAGATCCTCGACCAGGTGTGGCAGTACGACCGCGACTTCGCCAGCAACGTTGTGGACATCTACATCCACTACCTGCGAAACAAGATCGATAAGGGTTTCGACAAGTCGCTTATCCACACCGTGCGTGGCATCGGTTACTCGCTGCGCGCCTGATTCGCGCGCGCGCCGTGCGTGCGATACACCTGTTGGATGAGTGACATCGGCCTGCGGCTCGAGCGGGTGCGTTCGCGGATCGCGGACGCGTGCGAT harbors:
- a CDS encoding DUF309 domain-containing protein, producing the protein MPVTPRNQPLLTAVELQARLDEFYAALQQFNDGWYFESHETLEDLWMVTPFPERELFQGFIQAAAAFVHMVRGEYPGVLKLLDAAIDKLSRAEPERFGVDIAGFARDLEAARTEFAALGPERFLEWDAARVRKIAFSPD
- a CDS encoding response regulator transcription factor, which codes for MKILLAEDDLRLGRAVRRVFEEEGYETIVVSDGAQALNIATGAEFDVMVLDIMLPELDGFELCRRLRLDGVQTPVLMMTARVEVEDRVKGLDAGADDYMLKPFAVAELLARVRALTRRSSKVNGAASGQQLRAADLVLDVTRHSARRGGHDIELTVKEFQLLELLLRHQGEVLTRSQILDQVWQYDRDFASNVVDIYIHYLRNKIDKGFDKSLIHTVRGIGYSLRA
- a CDS encoding acetyl-CoA acetyltransferase encodes the protein MTLKNKVAIVGADETDRIGIVPDMTPLMMHAEAARNALRDAGIDKSEVDAVFTCGIGGMASVQLCEYLGIIPMYTDNTMTGGSSFVIHVEHAAAAINAGLCNVALITHGETGLSGRNRRGPRGGGFFDATLPSAQFEMPFGVGGPPSTYSMAAMRHMHEYGTTSEQLAEIAVATRKWAQLNPRAMMRDPLSIEDVLSSRWIAYPFHIYDCCLVTDAGGAVVVVGADRAREMAKKPVWVLGSGEASTHQSLLGMPDLTQTPARYSGKAAFEMAGVTHAAIDVVEVYDSFTYTALVTIEELGFCAKGEGGPFLSNQRSAPGGDFPMNTNGGGLSYTHPGMYGMFILIEAVRQLWGECGDRQVPDAKLACVNATGGLLSATGTLILGVD
- a CDS encoding PIN domain-containing protein, coding for MNVRCLVDTNVLVYAVDPRSGAKSITANEILEGLASRRDAVTTAQVVSEFYSAVTRPREGSPLLQPAGAIAWLGDWIFLTVFIDLTLAIAEEAIRAAHLHRMNIYDAQMWAAAKIHAIPVLITEDLQSRPQIEGVRYVNPFAPSFAPAPIGL
- a CDS encoding Zn-ribbon domain-containing OB-fold protein, translated to MAEYQKPVPYPSPETQPFWDACKRHELSLPYCTNCSAFFFYPRQFCPTCFNWNIEWRTCSGKGALYTFAIQYRPQMPGFTPPYVTAIVQLDEGPRLMTNLVGVEPAPENIRCGMPVEVVWEDATDEITLPFFKPSQSSQ